TCAGGCTCCTATAATATTTACATTCGTGATTTGAACGGCACAGATGTTTATCAACTGACGGAAGAAAACGCTAACGTGTTCGTCGGCGCATGGACCAACTAGAACGTTGTTCCAGTGTCATAGGAAGTCAAAAAATAGTCTGACGATATACCATGAAAAGGCTTGATTTTACCTCAAGTCTTATATATGATATGCAACCTATTGGCTCCGTAGCTCAATTGGCAGAGCAGTTGACTCTTAATCAATTGGTTGCAGGTTCGAGTCCTGCCGGGGTCACATTCTAAGACTTGTCTCGAACAGGTGGTGGGTGTGCTATCAGCACATGAGCCACCTGTTTGTGTTTCAGCATTCTCCAGTTTCCCGCTTCCCCACTCACTCGATCACAGATATCCTGAAAATAAGCAAATGGTGGGAGCAAATCCACACGAGCGATCTCGCCCTCAGGGGTGATGACGACTCTCTCAACAACATTTTGCATCAATTTGCTCGCCCGTATCCAAATGGGTCAATCTACAACCGCGACCGTGTGGAAAGCACTTCCAACTCAACTATTTTCCCATATAAGCAGGGTTTGCTGAGCGTCTATGTTCTGTTCTTCGATTCCTTTCTTTAGTTCTAGACGTCGTTTGTAGCTTGCCTCTATATATGGTTTAAAGTCGATGTCTATAGAACCACGCAAGGTCTTGGATTGTGTATCACCATCGCAGGCAGGACTATCTGCTGACGGAGAACGAAATAGGCGATCAGATTGCGAACGGTCTCAAGAAAATCATGTGAGAATCCAAATAGTAATGCACTGTTGCTAAGTTGAGTGCTTGGCAAACCATTCTCCTTGTGTAATTGATCTGATCCTATCTCACTCATTATAATTAATTCGTTGTTTTAGCTTCTTGCTCACCCGCAAAGTCATCCGCCGAATGTTACCTGGAGCTTCACCGCTGGTGAGTGTTCCACACTGTTCACCTCGATCAATCGTTTGCGTTTCCATTACAAGAAAATTCTCCAGTTCGATTCTGCCACCAGCGATCAGTTCCTCTGCTCACACATCAATGAGCGTTTCCAGTATGAGCTATACGTTGTGATTCTTCAGTCGGTGCGTCGCCCGATCTCACGTACCATATTGTTTTTGTTCGCGTCATCTAGCTAATCCCTCTGTCTTTTGTTTGCGATGTTCATGTTTGCGGTGCATGATATCCATCCGTGTAAACTGTGTGTTCTCCGCTTTCTTTCCGGCTTTGTCCATCGCCAGTTGATGCGCCTCTCTCAGTTTATCGCGTTTGACTTCTTCTAGTGGGGCAGGCGACAGGGCAGGTAAATCCAACAGATACCACGTTCCAGTAGCAGCGGATCCACTGCTTCACCGACTTTCAGACGATGTTGCCAGTCCTCACGCTCGTAGAAGCGCGTCAAACGCGCGTTGAGAACAACCTGTGTGGCAAATCCTGCTTCAAGGTTACCGCCATAACGGTCGAAGTGCTTGACTGGATCAACGCCATCTACGATCCAGCGCACATCCAAACCCAGAGCCATGTTGAACATTCTTCCGACGACCTCAGCTTTGGGCATCCCCAACACGGACGGTGAGAAGAGTTGACGTCCGACACTTTTCTCTTCTACATGATCTGGATCAATCAGTACGATCTGCGGCGCATGCCGGCGATTTCGCTGCATGTCGTAAAAAATCTGTCCGACAATGCGAGCCACCTGCGCCTGGGTTCCACCCAGCCCGATGATGGCGATGGTTTTGATATAATAATGGGGATCGAAAACCTGCATCTGTTTTCCTTTCCGAATAGCCGTATAAAGGTAGAGAGAATAAAATCACAACATTGATAAAGTGATGATTAAAGATGAGAAAAATGGACGATAAAATACAGATTCGCCCACTCCATGCAGAAGATAGAGCTTTTCTAAATGAGGCGCTTTACTATGCGATCTTTGTTCCTCCCGAAGCTACTTCACCACCAAAAACGATCGTTCAACAGCCTGACCTAGTTCGCTATATTGAAGGCTTCGGCACATGGGACGGCGATCTGGGTATTCTTGCTGTAAGCGACATGATCCCTGTTGGGGCTGCGTGGGCGCGTTTTGTACGAGGTTATGGGTTTGTTGATGAAAATATCCCCGAACTTAGTATCTCTATCATTCCCGGTTACCGTGGTGGAGGAATAGGTACGACCATGTTGCAAGCATTGTTTGCTCAACTTAAAGGGAAAGCACAGCAAGTGAGTTTGAGCGTAAATCTAGCAAATCCGGCGTACTATCTTTACAAACGTCTGGGCTTTGAAGTGGTCGCAACGGATGGAAATAGTGTCATCATGCTTCGTAACCTATGATTGAATTCAAAATCATACAACTCAATAATCAGCATGATCTCACTCTTCTCCACCAATCACGTGTTTGAGGAGTTTATTCGTTGTAACAAGATCCCTTGTAGGATAGCGTTTGGCGTTCTTCGCCTCCAGCTCGATCAGCTTCTGCCGGATATCGCGAGGATGGGACTTCGATTTACCCGATACAGCATGATTTCCAAAAGCCGATCCCAGAAACTGAGAAAAATCTTCAGCCAGTGACGTACTGCCCAATACGCTATCTGACACTCATTGAACACTACCCAATCAGATAGACCCAGAATTAAACACGTTAGGTAGTGGTGTCTGGAACAGTTTCACATCCAGTGATGTCGGACGGCGTTTCACGGCGTAGACACCGTAGGACGGACTGCGATCCTCGTTAGTCACCCGGATCATCAGCAGCGGCACCCGTAGAGCAACCTCGGAGCCGTTGAGGAAGACCCCCGTGATCTGTGCCTTACGGTACTCAACAACCGTCTTCTTGACACCTTCCTGTCGCACGAGCAGCGTGTCGCCCGAAATCAATCTGGTGTCAAAAGTGATCTTCGCCGCTAATGGGAGACGCGCACTTACGGACGCATAACACGGAAGCCAATTTCTTCGTTCTTAAAATCAGGAGATAGTTTGTAATAGCGAACAACTGCGCGAGCATGATCTGGTCCCCTAAACCAGCTGCCACCGCGAATAACGCGCGAACTGTCAGAACTCATGTTCTCATCCTCAGCCTTGACTACCGGATAATCGTACGCTGTCAGACACCACTCCGAGACATTTCCACTCATATCCAGCACGCCATAGGGTGAAGCCCCCTGTGGATATCGGGTAACTGGAGTTGTTGAATTGGAAAATATCCGATGCCAACGAAATGTATTACTCTTATCCGAGTAAAATGTATTTCCATAAGGGTACACACGTCCTTCAGTTCCCCGCGCTGCTTTTTCCCACTCGTATTCAGTCGGCAACCGCACCGGCCATTCGCCAACTTGTTCCAGATCATACGGACCGCCCAATCGCCATGATAGCCAGCGGCAGAAGGCGATAGCATCATACCATCTCACATTTTCACGGGGATGGTCAGAGATTTGCCATTTTTGCTGAGGAGGCTGAATCGGACTAAGACCAGCCAAGCCTTCCCACCAACGCCGATCGTTGAGACCTTCTTGCTCATTGACAAAGACCTGAAACTGATTGTAGGTAATCGGATATTTGGCAATAGCAAAGGCAGGTAAGGTCAGTCTCTGCTGCGTTTCACCTGTGCCATAGATAAATTCCCCGACCGTCACATCGCACCACTCGAAGGGGTCACCAATGATGGCACGCACGGCGTCGGCGGTGGCAATGGCTCTCGCCCGCTGCGGGGGACGATTTTCAGCCCTCACCCTGTCTCCCTCATGGAGTAGAGAGTCTGCGTGCTGAGGACGTACGCGGGCGGCGATATCATCGGGATCGTAATCGGGGCAGATTTGCCACACGGTTTGCAGCTCGGCCCACATCGTTGTCGCGTCTGCGTACTCGGCCATGGTTTGCACCCGTCCGTATAAGCGCTGGCATTCGGTTTCGTGTTCGGCCTGTTCGCGCTGGTGCTGTTCTTCGGCAATCGCCGCCTGGACCTTCTGCTCAAAGTCATCAGGGTTGAAGGGTCTCGGGTCTTCGCCGGAAGCGCGAATGCGCCCCAGAATGTTGATTGCCTCGGACCATTTTTGCGCCCGGAAGGCGCGACCAAAATCGGCTATGGCTTGGACCATATCAAAGCGCGGAACAGACGAAGTCGATGGCTGTACTGCCTGCTTCTCCGGTGTCAGGCTGGATTGATTCACGCCTTTGCCCTTCGGTGTCACATGCTGCGCCACTCGTTTGAGGAAATTGCCATCGGGCAGCGATCCATCGCGTACATCGGCAAATTGCGTTGTGACAAACAGCTCCCAGTTATCGCCGTCAAGAAGGAGTGGAAAAATTGCCTTCTTGTGATCGAGTTTCTGTAGTGCAAGAAAGACCTCACGCTTCACCCAGGATGACTGGCGCGATTCCGGAGTCATGACGACAATAAACGCACTACAGTTGTTCAGACCATCGACAATGGCGTCCCACCAGTCTACGCCGTACTCAATGCCGATACGGTCAATCCAGATGTTGAAGCCCTTGTCCTGCAAAAAAACCGCTAGTGCAAAGGCATAGTCGCTGTTCTTCTTGCTGTAGCTAATGAATATGTGGCCCATGGTCTTCGATTTGGCTGTGTTCGATCCTGCCTCTATTGTGGCTCATGTTGGTACAGGTGACAACGGCAGTGCGCCGATCAAGTGATCTAGTTCAGCGTACGACACACCGCGCGGATGGCTTCCCCCGCTCGCACATACACATCGAGAAAGGCTTTGCGTGTTACGCGCAGTGCGCTCGCCAGTGTGCCGTCTTCGTCCTGCGGCACATCCCAGTCCTCTTCATCGTCCTGCCATAGCGGATCGAGCCACGTGACGGCACTCGCCAGACACAACTGTGGTCCGCTCGCAGGCTCGCCGCCAGCAGGGTGTAAGTTTTGTGTAGAATGTTCATGATTTGCTTTCTACTGAAGGGGTTTTATGAACGAGATTGATTTCGCAAAGATAATAGAAGAAATAGCCGAAGTGTTGAAAAACAACGGCATTGATACAGACACCTTTGCTTTGAATGTTCACTTATCAACAGAGGAATTTGATCGAGTTGTATCGGCCTCACAACAACCAATCCAAGGCTATGAGCCACCTATTCGTCGCGCCTATGTAAGACACAATAATTCTGTGTTTCACATGCTTGGTGGTTTCAGGAAGAATATCGACTAAAGTCCAAATTCCAATATGCAGAGAGTCGTTAAGGGAATAGGTGCGAGGTGGCTCAACCACCGGGCGGCTGCGGCGCAGCGTCCGGTGTAGTCCACGATCTCGGAGACAGCCTGCTTGACCGTCTCACGTGGCAATCAGTGGGGTACAATCCCGGTTGGGAATACGTCTGTAGCAGACGCATCCCCAGCAGGTCGACGGGGTCGGTGGCCGCCAGGCACGCCCTCAAAGCATCTACAGTGAAAAATGCGCTTGTGTCATGCACATACATTCCTTTCCGTTTAAAATAAAGTAGTGGTCGTAAATATCGAGGATGACAAATGTGAAAACCAAAACCCCAGTGGTACGTCAAACATCTTGGTTGTTAGCGATCCCTCAGTTCGTCATCTTGGGCTTACTTGTCGTCACAAGTGTGTTGATTTTTGGGGAAGAATACGGGGTATTGTCAGCGGCGTTTGGTGCCGTGATCTATCTCACGTACTCATATGTTTCCCGTTTTTTGTTGCTAAGACATCATCGTCAGGGGCGCAAACTCACAGACCAGAAAAACTACGAGGAAGCCATTCAAGCATTCAAACTAAGCTATGATTTCTTCTCCAAGTATTCATGGGTTGATCGCTTTCGCTATCTAACGATGATGACACCTAGCCACCAGACATTTCGTGAAATGGCTCTGATCAACATCGCATACTGTTATGGTCAGCTTGGTGAGAAAGATCAGACCAAAGCCTACTATGAGCGTACGCTGCGAGAATTTCCTGAAAGCGTTATGGCACAGGTAGCATTAGAGTTCATTCAGACGATAGAAACTACATCCTAGCCCTTGCGCCCAGGCCGACTGATAAAGTGATAGCAGGTGCTGCCATCCTCCAACGTCGTCTCGCGGATGCTGGCGTGTGCGACTTCGGGGTAGCTGCGCTGCAAAATCTGCTTGACGCCGTCCAAGTCGAGTCCAGTCATGCTCTCGTCCTCGACGATGGAAGTGCCGTTTTGAAGATGCGAGGTTGCGTATCGTTGGTTTACTCAGTCAGGAGATTTCCCTTCATATCATATTGCTTCCCTGGACAAAAATATGACTCATCCCGAAGTTATTCAGCCAAAGCAGAGGCTGGGGAATGAGCCAATAGATTAAATAGCTGACTAAAATGAGACTTCTCCCGATTCAGGCTGATCGACCTCGGAGGGTCCATCTAGCCTCTTACGACAGAAACTAGTCGTAGAAGTCGGGGGCTTTTTTCAGAGTGCGCCATTGATCGCCATCATGCCCGAAGATCACCAATTCCACACCTTCCTGGTCTACAATTGTTTGCAGTTTTCGTGTACTAGCTCGTAATTCATCCTGATTGTCATCCATCGGCCACGCAATTCGATCAGGGGTGAATAATCGTTTCATCATGATGGCATCAACTGTTAAGAGTACTGAACCTGTACTAGGTAGTTGTAGCAATATCGACTGATGTCCCGGAGCATGACCGGGTGTATGGAGTAGCTTGAATCCGGGTAATAGATCGACGTCACCATCAACAATATGAAACTGTATCATTGGTAGATCCCAGTAGGGAGAGGAAACGGCATAACGTGGATATCCGCCAAACGCACTAACGTGTTGTTCTTGCTGGACAACAAAATCAGCATGAAGAAAATGAGAATGATAGCCGACATGATCGATGTCAAAGTGTGTACAAATAACTGTTTGAATATCACCCGGCTGTAGTCCCAGATCAGCCAAATGCATCACGACATTTTTCCCTTGTCTGACTGGCGATGTGTCTGATTGTGAGGCATGGGTGGCAGGAGATCCGCTGTCGATTAGGATGTTCTGTCCAGCACTGGTCTGAACCAGATAACAACCTTCTGACATTTCAAGAGATCCAGTTGGAGTTGGTATACTCGCGGTGTTAAGTTGAAACAAATACAGTCGGACTGGAGTTTCCGCAGAGCTTATCATCTTCTCTCCCAATAGTGATTGTGAAGAACGCGCATATATTCTGTATCACAACTAGGGAGCAGGTTCTGTGATTAAAGTTACAGACAAAATTGAAGAAATATGGTAACGTGGGTTATATATATCAGAACTGCACACGTTTTTTACAATTTGCCAATCTTTACAAAATCCTCCAAAGTGAACAGCGAAAAATCCTTGTTGGCGAGTGGCTTCATCTTCTTCGACACGGCATATACATCATCAACATGGATTGGTGATTCCCCATTCCACAACCCACCGTCGATCAAGCGTCCGGCGACGGTGATGGCCTGCCGGTAAGCGAGCGCATTGCTCTCTCCGCCCACGATCTTGAGTAGAATGCGTTTGGGCAGTGCAGGCGTTTCGAACTGGGGTGTGGAAGATTCACTGTCTGGCAATACACTACTCGATTAAATCGCCACCTGTACCATCGGATCGGCATGGACGCCGAGCAGCGCTCAGACATCCACGTGGCGGCTGTACTTGCTCAGGAATGCCATGACATCTTCGGTGAGATGATGCAAATACACCACCCACAGTGCCAGACCGCCATCTTGCAGCCACTTCCAGCTATGACGCAGATAGCGGAACTCGACCCGCTTGTTGCCCGCTGCAGTGCTGTCGTGGTCGTAGGGTGGATGCACCAGATCAGCGAGAACGTATTATTGCTAGCGAGCAGGCGTTCCGCATCGCAGCGAACGGCCTGTTTCGGCCCGAAGCGCTGGGATACACTGTTCAGCACGATCCCCATCCAATTCGTTGGCATAGGGTGTCATATTTCATGCTCATGCCGCCACATCGATAAATTCACCCTCCCCGGCATACGGGTCGAGCATCCGGTGGGCAGGCGTCGCGGGCGCTATTAATGAAAAAAGCGCCGTATAATGGCGCCTCTCGATGGACAAATAGCCCATAACGGTTTTCGATTCAAGGCGTGCCATAGTTCAGCCTTCCATATAAAGCAAAAACATAAAGCAAAAACGCTCCGTTTAAGAGCGTTTAGGTTGGTTTGAAAATCTAGAGTGACTATAGATCAAGGATTGATGACTTGTACTGTAACATAACCGGCGAGGGCATCAGGATTAATCTCTGGATTGGGCGTGATATGGAAACGTAGCCGATTCATAGACGGATAGACATCTGTCAGCAGTACCTCATAATCATCAGACGAAACGGGATTTGTGATTTCGAGTATAGATCCGCCATTGACCGGGATCATACTGTACTGAATATATTGTGCGTTATCCTGTTCATAGCTCACAATATAATCTGATGAAAAAGATGTAAGCGATCCTTCAGCAATGCGGGTTCGTTCTATAAGCTCATTATGAATACTGATAAGGTCGGCAAATTCTGTGGAATCGAAAGGTACATACAGATATTGTGGCTCGAAGGTGCCGATCGCGAGGAGTGTACCATCTTCTCTAGGCAGTATGGCGCCTGCTAAACCCATATTTGAGCAAGGTCGCACAGATGTTTCTGAGAGACCACCTTCCACAACTGTCCAATTCGACCATGACCATGACGGCCCACCAATTGGTTCATCGCACTGATACCATGCTGTCCATTGTTCAAAAACTACGGTGTCATTGACCAGATCAACATAGGCTAACTTCGGTGCTTCTGAGAGTATCCATGGCGGTGGGAAGGTTGGCAAGATATCTATACGATCGTTACTTCCCATTACAAGGACAGCGTATTGCTCATCAGGACTGATCCATTCAATGAGTTCGATCTCAGCTTCGTACAGAATCTCGCTTTGCCCTGTCTCAGCGTTGAATCGCGTAAGAGCAGCTATGCCGTTAGCACCCTGTGTAACATCACGATAGTATCCAATACCATCAAGTGACCCATACTCAAGGCGACAAGATGCGCCCATGTCAGTTATTTGCATCTCTTCAGATAATACATCGTATATCACATGCTCACACTGCCTATCCCATATGTCTTCGGGTGTTGTGAAGTTTATAAAGTCGTAGCGAGGTGGGTTTTCGTAGAATTCTGGAAGGAAATTTGGTCGTGTAAAAGCGAGTTCAAGGCTATCGAGTCGGGTAACATTTGCTGAATAAATAGCATGTGAATCGCCAACTAACAACCAAATAGTGACCCTGGAGCCGAACCAGCGCACCGCATCTCTCTCAATGCAGAAACTACATGTTACTTGTCCGAGTTCTGTTAGTTGATCCGATAATGTGTCGTAACTGAATATATAAATCTGATCTCCATCCGCGCCAAATAAGAGTAACCAATGTCCATCCAAAGATGCAAAAATAGGGACCGGAGACGTAGAAAACGGAGGTTGGATTTCCCATAATAAATTTGATGGGAGTGGCGAACTTATTTCTCCAGTAGCAAGCTCACAGAGATGCACCTGATCGGTGCGGTCACCTGTTACGTATATCCAGGGGGAATCAATGTCAACATGGCTCAAGCGCATTCGCTCATCACATAGATTGACGAAGCGTGTGAATGACTCAGTTTGAGTATCAAAATACCAAACCCACTCGAATGAGCTATTTACGCTGTTGGTTGATCCAGATGTATTTTCTCTGACATCAATGACGAGTGTTCCCTCGCTCAATGATGTAACCTGGGAAATACTCTCGATTGAGGCAGGATATGAATAAGCATGAGCACCAACTCTCAGCAACCGGGCATCATTGTCATAGGTGCCAGTGCTATTTGAAGGCAACAATTCGTAGTCGACAATCTCAACATTTGAAGTAAATAGTTGATCAAAGTTAGTTATGACTTGGTCGGTAGATGATTGCGTGATGATGCTTGTAATATACATAAATAATACGTAGACTATAATGAAATTCTTCACTATTTGACTCCATTTTTGATAGATTTCGATCTAACTAAATTTTAGCTAATTTTGGCGATGAGATATGTCGTGGAGCTCAATTATACCTTTGATAACCCGCCGATAACCCGCCTGTAATCAGCCGGGCCAATGTGTCAGCATCCAGACCGACCGCCCACAGTTTGATGTCGCCGCCAGTACACGCTGGATGTAGCAGCATGGTAGGATTAACTTGTTTTGAAGATAAGATAGGCTCAACGCAGTGGATGAACAAGTTGCTTATTATATTTGCCAGCTTCATCATCACAATGATGAGGCAGAGGCTATTCGTCAAATTGAAGATAGCTATGTCACGTGATTTAGCGTCATAAACTATCTTTGATTTCTTGAACTAGTTCCTGAGCGACCTCTTTGGTTTCATCATCGGTTGAGTCTAAATACCTTTCATAGATACTCAATGAGGATTCTATTTGTTCCAGAATAATAGATGGCATCGCTGGATCGGGAGGATATTTACCCATCCAACCTGGTGCAACCTGATGCATATAGATCAGGAACTGTAAAATCAGAGCGACGTCAGCAATGGTATTCTCCTGTTCAATGATACGAATCATATAAGTTATCAGGTGATGACTGAAAAGTAAGTTTTCGTAGACGTAATTACTTATAAGTTGATCATATGCTATATCCCGTTTCTTGGGATCCTCGGAAATCAAGTTGCGAATATATTTAGGTGCGTCAGGCATACCGGCATATCTTTCCCATGGCACTTTTTCTATGTCATCAAACATCACTCAAGCTCCTGCCTTTTTGCTTTCATTATACAGGGTCTCCGGTCAGTTGAATGACACCTTCTGCCAGACCCCCGGTCAGCAGTCGGGTCCAGGCGTCGGTATCCAGATCGACAGTCCATAGCTTGATGTCACCGCCTGTGCGCGTGGGTCGCAGCAGCTTCCAGAAATGGGCCTTCTCCGGCAAAAGGATCTAACAGCCGATGGCCTGCGTTTCCAGTACGATAAAATTCTCTAGTTCAATACGACCTCCCGTAATCAATTCCTTCATCCAGATATCAACAAGTGTTCTGCCTCAGCTGCACATCACGGTTTTTAACCGTATATGCCACCTGATCTCACGTGCTAGTCTTGTGGGTTGTCTTTCAATTTATACATCTAATTGATGTTGTACCGAGTGACTTCAATAGATCAGGCTGCTTGCTTGTCTGGAGGGCATGCTGTGGAGTGGTAGACACAGACGCTAAAAGGGCAGAAGCTAGTGGCTACGGCGAT
The Phototrophicus methaneseepsis DNA segment above includes these coding regions:
- a CDS encoding GNAT family N-acetyltransferase yields the protein MDDKIQIRPLHAEDRAFLNEALYYAIFVPPEATSPPKTIVQQPDLVRYIEGFGTWDGDLGILAVSDMIPVGAAWARFVRGYGFVDENIPELSISIIPGYRGGGIGTTMLQALFAQLKGKAQQVSLSVNLANPAYYLYKRLGFEVVATDGNSVIMLRNL
- a CDS encoding SUMF1/EgtB/PvdO family nonheme iron enzyme; the encoded protein is MGHIFISYSKKNSDYAFALAVFLQDKGFNIWIDRIGIEYGVDWWDAIVDGLNNCSAFIVVMTPESRQSSWVKREVFLALQKLDHKKAIFPLLLDGDNWELFVTTQFADVRDGSLPDGNFLKRVAQHVTPKGKGVNQSSLTPEKQAVQPSTSSVPRFDMVQAIADFGRAFRAQKWSEAINILGRIRASGEDPRPFNPDDFEQKVQAAIAEEQHQREQAEHETECQRLYGRVQTMAEYADATTMWAELQTVWQICPDYDPDDIAARVRPQHADSLLHEGDRVRAENRPPQRARAIATADAVRAIIGDPFEWCDVTVGEFIYGTGETQQRLTLPAFAIAKYPITYNQFQVFVNEQEGLNDRRWWEGLAGLSPIQPPQQKWQISDHPRENVRWYDAIAFCRWLSWRLGGPYDLEQVGEWPVRLPTEYEWEKAARGTEGRVYPYGNTFYSDKSNTFRWHRIFSNSTTPVTRYPQGASPYGVLDMSGNVSEWCLTAYDYPVVKAEDENMSSDSSRVIRGGSWFRGPDHARAVVRYYKLSPDFKNEEIGFRVMRP
- a CDS encoding tetratricopeptide repeat protein, whose protein sequence is MKTKTPVVRQTSWLLAIPQFVILGLLVVTSVLIFGEEYGVLSAAFGAVIYLTYSYVSRFLLLRHHRQGRKLTDQKNYEEAIQAFKLSYDFFSKYSWVDRFRYLTMMTPSHQTFREMALINIAYCYGQLGEKDQTKAYYERTLREFPESVMAQVALEFIQTIETTS
- a CDS encoding N-acyl homoserine lactonase family protein, coding for MSEGCYLVQTSAGQNILIDSGSPATHASQSDTSPVRQGKNVVMHLADLGLQPGDIQTVICTHFDIDHVGYHSHFLHADFVVQQEQHVSAFGGYPRYAVSSPYWDLPMIQFHIVDGDVDLLPGFKLLHTPGHAPGHQSILLQLPSTGSVLLTVDAIMMKRLFTPDRIAWPMDDNQDELRASTRKLQTIVDQEGVELVIFGHDGDQWRTLKKAPDFYD